Sequence from the Salinicoccus sp. Bachu38 genome:
TCTTTTGGCAACATATTTTGCCAATCTAGTAAGGGTGACTTCCAAATGATGTTTTTAAAATTAATGATGTCCGGCGCACTGATGCTTTCACTGGCCTTGAATCAGGCCAATCTCCCGACAGAATATCCCGAGATGGACAGGCCTGAAGACCTCGACCATGAGGAGAACAGCTGCGTGGGGCTGAACTACCATAGAGTCAGGGATTATGGAGTCGTTGAAAATGTTTTCAAATTCCTGTCAAGCAACAAGGAACTCAGCGTCTACAGTGTGTCCACAGATGCATTTGAATCACAGATGAAATTCCTGAAGGACCAGGATGCCAATTTCGTCACTATGGAAGAGCTGATTGGATACTATGAAGAAGGCAACTTTCCAGAGCGTTGTGTCTGGGTCAGTTTTGATGATATGGACACGACAATCTACGAAAATGCCCATCCGATATTGGAAAAATATGATATCCCTGCCACAGGGTTTGTAATCACCGGTGAAGTCGGCAATGAAGATTTCAATAATATCTCATTGCTGGAGCAGGAACAGCTGAATGAAATGAAAGATACTGGACTCTGGGAATTTTCGACACATACACATAATTTCCACTATCTGGACGGCAACACAGCAAGGTTGCTGACGAAGAATGAAGAAGAGGTGGCTGTCGATACTGAAGCGAGTCTGGATTATTTCGAATCGGAGTTCAATGATTCGAACATCAACGCGATCGCATATCCATTTGGCCAGGCGAATGATACCGCAACAGAAGTTTTTGAAGACAATGGGATAGATTACGGCTTTACATTGGAAGAAAAGGAAATCAGGCCGGATTCCAACCCATACTATATTCCGAGAGTGCTGATCAGTGAAGATGCTTTTGAACTGCTGATAGAAGACTGGGAAGGGTTGAGTTAAATGAAAACAGAGCTCAATTATCTGCGTGTAATACTAAGCGTATTCATCGTTCTGACCCATTTGCTTACACAGTACGCGGTAAGCACTGGACCGGATGAGAATCAGATTGAAGTGCTGTACTGGATCAGAAATATCTTCATTGTTGCTACACCGGGCTTCATCATACTCTCAGTGCTGCTGAGCACAATGAATTACAGGGAGAGGCTGCCGGAAAACTATTTGTGGAACCGGGTCAAGTTCATACTGGTACCCTATCTGATGGTCGGCCTCATTTTTGCATTTACAGAAAATACTTTCAGAGAAGAAACATTCTGGGAAATCTTCTGGGACAGTGTCCTGCTGGGAAACTGGTATGGCTACTTCATCCTGGTCATCATGCAGTTTTTTGTTCTGAACTGGATTGTCTATAGGATAAGTCCGAAGATCCTGAATTCAAAACTGCTGCTGTTCCTGTCATTCATCATAAATTTCGCATTCCTGTACAGCTATTACAATCATGGCTTTACGGCAAATCTTGTGGATAACATCTATCCGTTCGGCAATACGACATTCATCCTCGGATGGATCTTCTTCTACTTTTTTGGTGCCTATATCGGTGCAAACTACGAAAAAGTGCTGGAATTCATTCATGATCAGATCGCCGTAATCCTGTTACTGGTGATCCTCTCCTATACAGCATTGATATTCATGAACCGTGGAGATTTTTATACCGTCACAAGCTTTGATTATGCGCTCATGCCGCTCCATACTGTAGGGTTCCTTTTCCTCCTGAATCTATCAACGCAGTTGACAGGACTGGCACCAAGCGTATACGCCCTGATATCAAGCTTCTCATTCTTCATCTTCCTGTTCCATCCGATCATATTACCGGGCATCTATAGTACAACCTCGGTATTTGCAGACATGACGATCATCTTCATTCTGACTTCACTGCTGTTGACCATAGGAATGTGCATCGGTATCGGAATCATTCTGAAGCAGTTTGCGATCTTCAAATATCTGATGGGAAAACAGCCTTACAAGATTGACAGAATATAAGCTGCAGTCAAAAGACGCGGGTTTCGTCTCCCGCCGTCTCCATCATCAAAGCCTGACAACTTCCGGTTGCAGGCTTTTTTCATGGGTAGAATACCAGGGAGGGAAATCATGAAGGAACGGGAAAGAACGGAGCAGCTGTGGGTCCGTGAAAAATACCGGGTCATGTTCCACAGTCAAAAACACTACAATGAAATCCGTGAGGCGTTGAAAGGTGAATCCTCATATGAAGAGGCAGAAGCGCTGGTCAATGATGCGCTGGAGGTCCAACCGACGAAAGGTTCGATGATGAATGCCATCGATCATATGTGGGGCTACTTCAGGGATGTCTGTGATGAAGAAGAGAGGGCGGAATATAAGAGGTTGAAGGAGGAATTCCTGCAGGGCCGGGCGGCGCCCGAAACATTGCTGGCTTTCATAGGCAGCCTTGCAGAGAAATATAAGCGGCAATATCTCCTCAGGTCTTCAATCATTGAAATGCACAAGTAGCATAAAATTTCTGTCCATATCGTATTATACTGGCTCCATTTATTGTATAGTAAAAGAACCAATTTTAGAGTAAATTTACCATCTAGAGGATAAAGGGGACTTTGATGAAAGTAACGACGGTATTGGAAACGATTGAGGAAAACATATGTACTCAGCATCTGGCAGCGGGAATGCGAAAGAAGAATGGAGTTCGGGGTATCACATCGATGTATCAGAACCTTGAGGAAGGCTATATCTTCATGCTGAAGGCATCAAAAAATTCAGGGAAGTATCTTCGGGAGGCGATTGAACGGCATCCTGTTCTGATCATCACGGATTTTGAGGCGGGCGCCTTTGCCGAATTCCATGATGAAGTGGATATTCTCTATATCAATGATTTCACCAAAGCATCAATCAGGCTTGTGGAGCTTTTCTATGGTGAGTACATCGAAAAGATGAAGTACATCGGGGTGACGGGTACCAATGGCAAGACGACGACCAGCCATTTCATCGGGAGGCTGCTCTCAGAACTGGGCTATAAAGTGGCGACGGTGGGGACGCTTGGGGTGTTCGATGATGAATATGAAAAGGTAGGCTTTACGCACTCGACACCCACAACACCGATGCATTTTGAATTTGCCGAAATCATCAAGTACTTTTCAATACGGGATTACGACTATATCGTCTATGAAGCAACCTCCATTGCCCTTGATCAGGGACGCACGGGCTTCCTCCGCAATGATCTGGCAGTATTCAACAATTTCAGCCCGGAACACCTGGACTACCACAGGACGATGAAACGATACCTTGAGGCTAAGCTGAGCCTGGCCGGCCTAAGTGATGAAATACTCGTCAATATGGATGCTCCGGAATATCGGATTCTGGCGAAAGACCGATATCATTTTTCGGAACATGAGGACACCTACTACCGCTACCGGACTGCCATCGATCATATCGATATTCATGTAGGCGCGACCCATTATGAAGTAAGGCCTGGTTTTCTCGGGGAACATAACTATATCAATCTGGCAACGAGCATATTCGCCCTGCTGAAACTGGGCCATGATATCGATGCAGTGATCGGAGCGGCAGGGCAGATCACCCCTCCCGTCCACCGTTTCGAACTCTTTTCGGAAGATCGGTATAATTTCATACTGGATTTCGCCCACACTCCAGTTGCGATCAAGGAATCCATCATCAATGCAATGAAGTATGCCGAAAAGGTGGGGAAGAAGCTGATCGTCATGGTGACCGGCATCGGTCTGAGAGGATACGGAAAGATCAGGATGACGATGGAACTGGTGCCTGAAGGCCTGTATTATCTCGTGCTGGCTGCAGAACAGGTCGGCTATGAAGATGAAGAGCGGATTGTCAGGATGATGCGGAAGTTTCTGCCCGCTTCATATGATGATTCCAACACCATCCCTGCATTGTCACGTCAGGAAGGCATCATCCAGGCCATTGATCACGCTGACCCGGAGACGATCATACTGTTGACCGGCATCAATGAACCCCAGCACTACCGCGGGGGTGTAATCTCCCATGATGACAAGCAGTTCATCCTCCAATATCTGAAAAAAATATAAGGAGAACACAAAAAGACACTTCCTCTTGGAAGTGTCCGCTTATACTATGATGAAATGGACTAGCCATTTTTTTTCTGTGCGAGTCTGACCAGCACTCTTGCTACTGTATCTTTTTCGTCACTGCTGTCAGTTGCCTTCCAGAGTTCTTTCAGCACCTGTTCTTCGCGGTTGCGTGGCTCTTCATTGGATGCGAGGTAGTCGGCGACCCTTTTGGCAGCCTTGGCCAGCTGGTCTTCGTCCATGCCGACCTTCTCGCCCTTGTTGACCTGGTCTCCGAGATAATTTAGGAACTTGTTATAGCTTTCAAGAATCTGATCCTTGTTCTCCTGGTCCATGTTCGCAGCCTTCTCTTCCGGATTTCTCATTTCGTCATTACTCATGTCTCATTCCTCCTATTATTTTGTAGTGATAATAATATGCACTAAATGCTGATGGGAGTATCCTGAGCATCATGATGGAAATTGAAATTCTGGATGTACTGTGCGCTCTATTCCTAGGATATCCGTTTAGTGCACGGTCTAAACATTATTGACGGGTGGGAGGTTCAATCCATGTTCTCATGGTTTTCCCCCTTGCAAAAAGGGAATGAAGAATATAGGAAATTACATATATTTCATCAGGCTGATTGAATTTTCTTTAAACTTTCTATAATGTATATAAATAAACAGAGATTATGAGAGGGATCCATATGAATATTAAAGGTGTAGAAATCGGAGCAGGCCAACCGAAGGTGGTGGTTTCTTTTACAAACCATTCCAAAGAAACGATCGAAGAAGAAATAGAGGCGGCATTATCCCATCCTGGTCTGTTTGACATCGTCGAAATCAGAAGTGATGCATTCGATGCATTGAGTCACGAGGAGCACATCCAACTGGTCAATCACATCGTCCAGGAGATGCAGGACTATCCGGTCATCTATACGTACCGCACACTGAATGAAGGTGGAAAGGGGCAGAAGACTGCAGCGGAGTACGAATCCCTGCTGGGTGCTGTGCTCGAACAATGTGGCATCGACATCATCGACATCGAATTCTTCAAATATGAGGACATCGTGGATAACCTGGTACAGAAGGCGAAGGAGAAAGGTGTCGGCATCATATTGAGTCAGCATGATTTCAAGGAGACGCCGCATTTTGATGAGATGATGGCAACGTACAGGAATATGTATGAACGGGGCGGAGATATATTGAAGCTTGCCTACAAGCCATCAGACGGACGCGATGTGCTCAGCGTACTCAGCGCCGTCCATGATGCGCGTGAGAAGTTCAACTGTCAGATAGTGGGAATTGCGATGGGGGAACTCGGAAGGATCACGCGGGTGGCAGGCGGTGTATTCGGTTCCTGCCTGACATACGGATATCTATCCCATAAGGCGGCACCGGGACAGATCCATGCCGAAGTCCTCAAGGACAATCTGAAAATATTCGAATGACCATAAGAAAAGCGTCCAGCTGATTGCTGGACGCTTTCATGCTGCCTATATGCTATTCTGCAGGAAATCTTTTACAGACTCCGGAGATTTAGCATCTGCAGAGTGCAGATGGGCAAGCTTTTCGCCATTTTTGAAGACGAGCAGGCTCGGGATCCCCATGACATCATTTTCATCTGCCGCTTCCGGCACTTCGTCACGGTTCAGTTCATACCAGTCGATATGCTTGTATTCCTCGAGGATCGGATCGATGAACATGTTCATGCGTGTGCAGTCCGGGCACCAGTCGGCGAAGAACTTGATGATGATCTTGTCATCGCCCTGTATTTTCTTGCTATAGTCGTCATATTGTCTGATTGCTTCCATTATCAGTGCTCCTTTAACAGTGTGATTACCATCCATTTTATCATCTTTCGGCCAGAATATGAAACGGGCGGCCCGATTCTGCTTGCAATATGCATTTATTTGCAAGTATATTATGGGTAACAAACCTTCTGGAGGTAATGGATGATTACATTATATGAATACCCGAAATGCACAACCTGCCGCAAAGGGAAGAAGTTCCTGCAGGAAAATGATGTGGAATTCGAGAGCATCGATATGGTGAAGCAGCCGCCGGATGCAGGCAGGCTCTCCGAACTGGTGGAGCGCTCCGGCAGAAATATTGATGACTTCTTCAACAAACGCGGCAAAAAGTTCAAGGAACTGGGCCTCAAGGAACGCCTGGATGAAATGACGGAAGAGGAGAAGATTGAACTGCTGTCGACAGACGGGATGCTGATCAGGCGGCCCCTTCTCTACGATGGCTCCGGCGTGGTTATCGGCTTCAAGGAGGAGGAATACAAACAATTTGTGAACGGCCGGAATTAGCCTTGCCTAAATAGTGTGAACTATGAGATTATATAAGTGTATAAGAAAAAGGAGGTTTTTGTCGTGGCAACACCTAAAGAATTCAAGTATTCAGAAGATCATGAATGGGTCAAATTTGAAGATGGCAAGGCGACAATCGGTATTACGGAATTCGCCCAATCCGAGCTCGGTGATATCGTATTTGTGGAGCTGCCTGCTGAAGGCGATGAAATTACTACTGGGGAGTCATTCGGCAGTGTGGAGTCCGTAAAGACGGTATCCGAACTGTATGCACCACTCAGTGGTACAGTAGTCGAGATCAATGAAGGACTCGAGGACAGCCCTGAGCTTGTCAATGAATCTCCTTATGAGGAAGCATGGATGGTGGTCATTGAACTGTCCGATGAATCACAACTTGATAAACTGATGGATGCGGATGCCTACGAAGAAATGGTGGATGCATAAAAACTGAAACTCTGGACATCGTCTGGAGTTTTTTTAAAATATGATACCAGGGGTGATGGCAGTGTATTTTTCCGATAAAGTGCTCATTGTCGAAGGAAAGACGGATAAGCGGCGCATCGAAGAAGTATTGATTGAACCTGTACAGATCATATGCACCCATGGTACAATGGGAATCTCAAAATTGGATGAGATTCTCGACCAGCTGAATGGCTCCGACATCTATATCCTGTCCGATGCGGACAAAGAGGGAAGAAACATCAGGAAATGGTTTAAAAAACATCTGAGTGAAAGTACTCACATATATATTGACCCGAAATTCGGTGAAGTGGGCCGCTGCCCACGCGACTACTTGGCAAACCTCCTTATGAGACACGATTTCTATGTAGATACAAGCCTGATCATGAAAGGTAAGTTCAGTAATGATGAAAGAACCAAAGACAATCGATATTACCAGC
This genomic interval carries:
- the icaB gene encoding intercellular adhesin biosynthesis polysaccharide N-deacetylase, whose product is MMFLKLMMSGALMLSLALNQANLPTEYPEMDRPEDLDHEENSCVGLNYHRVRDYGVVENVFKFLSSNKELSVYSVSTDAFESQMKFLKDQDANFVTMEELIGYYEEGNFPERCVWVSFDDMDTTIYENAHPILEKYDIPATGFVITGEVGNEDFNNISLLEQEQLNEMKDTGLWEFSTHTHNFHYLDGNTARLLTKNEEEVAVDTEASLDYFESEFNDSNINAIAYPFGQANDTATEVFEDNGIDYGFTLEEKEIRPDSNPYYIPRVLISEDAFELLIEDWEGLS
- a CDS encoding acyltransferase family protein — its product is MKTELNYLRVILSVFIVLTHLLTQYAVSTGPDENQIEVLYWIRNIFIVATPGFIILSVLLSTMNYRERLPENYLWNRVKFILVPYLMVGLIFAFTENTFREETFWEIFWDSVLLGNWYGYFILVIMQFFVLNWIVYRISPKILNSKLLLFLSFIINFAFLYSYYNHGFTANLVDNIYPFGNTTFILGWIFFYFFGAYIGANYEKVLEFIHDQIAVILLLVILSYTALIFMNRGDFYTVTSFDYALMPLHTVGFLFLLNLSTQLTGLAPSVYALISSFSFFIFLFHPIILPGIYSTTSVFADMTIIFILTSLLLTIGMCIGIGIILKQFAIFKYLMGKQPYKIDRI
- a CDS encoding YbgA family protein, encoding MKERERTEQLWVREKYRVMFHSQKHYNEIREALKGESSYEEAEALVNDALEVQPTKGSMMNAIDHMWGYFRDVCDEEERAEYKRLKEEFLQGRAAPETLLAFIGSLAEKYKRQYLLRSSIIEMHK
- a CDS encoding Mur ligase family protein produces the protein MKVTTVLETIEENICTQHLAAGMRKKNGVRGITSMYQNLEEGYIFMLKASKNSGKYLREAIERHPVLIITDFEAGAFAEFHDEVDILYINDFTKASIRLVELFYGEYIEKMKYIGVTGTNGKTTTSHFIGRLLSELGYKVATVGTLGVFDDEYEKVGFTHSTPTTPMHFEFAEIIKYFSIRDYDYIVYEATSIALDQGRTGFLRNDLAVFNNFSPEHLDYHRTMKRYLEAKLSLAGLSDEILVNMDAPEYRILAKDRYHFSEHEDTYYRYRTAIDHIDIHVGATHYEVRPGFLGEHNYINLATSIFALLKLGHDIDAVIGAAGQITPPVHRFELFSEDRYNFILDFAHTPVAIKESIINAMKYAEKVGKKLIVMVTGIGLRGYGKIRMTMELVPEGLYYLVLAAEQVGYEDEERIVRMMRKFLPASYDDSNTIPALSRQEGIIQAIDHADPETIILLTGINEPQHYRGGVISHDDKQFILQYLKKI
- a CDS encoding DUF3243 domain-containing protein produces the protein MSNDEMRNPEEKAANMDQENKDQILESYNKFLNYLGDQVNKGEKVGMDEDQLAKAAKRVADYLASNEEPRNREEQVLKELWKATDSSDEKDTVARVLVRLAQKKNG
- the aroD gene encoding type I 3-dehydroquinate dehydratase, which translates into the protein MNIKGVEIGAGQPKVVVSFTNHSKETIEEEIEAALSHPGLFDIVEIRSDAFDALSHEEHIQLVNHIVQEMQDYPVIYTYRTLNEGGKGQKTAAEYESLLGAVLEQCGIDIIDIEFFKYEDIVDNLVQKAKEKGVGIILSQHDFKETPHFDEMMATYRNMYERGGDILKLAYKPSDGRDVLSVLSAVHDAREKFNCQIVGIAMGELGRITRVAGGVFGSCLTYGYLSHKAAPGQIHAEVLKDNLKIFE
- a CDS encoding thioredoxin family protein — protein: MEAIRQYDDYSKKIQGDDKIIIKFFADWCPDCTRMNMFIDPILEEYKHIDWYELNRDEVPEAADENDVMGIPSLLVFKNGEKLAHLHSADAKSPESVKDFLQNSI
- a CDS encoding Spx/MgsR family RNA polymerase-binding regulatory protein, which translates into the protein MITLYEYPKCTTCRKGKKFLQENDVEFESIDMVKQPPDAGRLSELVERSGRNIDDFFNKRGKKFKELGLKERLDEMTEEEKIELLSTDGMLIRRPLLYDGSGVVIGFKEEEYKQFVNGRN
- the gcvH gene encoding glycine cleavage system protein GcvH produces the protein MATPKEFKYSEDHEWVKFEDGKATIGITEFAQSELGDIVFVELPAEGDEITTGESFGSVESVKTVSELYAPLSGTVVEINEGLEDSPELVNESPYEEAWMVVIELSDESQLDKLMDADAYEEMVDA
- a CDS encoding toprim domain-containing protein → MAVYFSDKVLIVEGKTDKRRIEEVLIEPVQIICTHGTMGISKLDEILDQLNGSDIYILSDADKEGRNIRKWFKKHLSESTHIYIDPKFGEVGRCPRDYLANLLMRHDFYVDTSLIMKGKFSNDERTKDNRYYQPYSI